In Osmia lignaria lignaria isolate PbOS001 chromosome 13, iyOsmLign1, whole genome shotgun sequence, the DNA window tgTTTAGAATtactaatttacaaaatttctatgGGATCCCAGAAAATATCCTAAATACGCCAATGCAAAAGACTATACAATTTGCTACCTATTTCGACGAATAAAATATTCGTAAGAATTTGAGAAACAATTTTCATTCCTCTTTAGAAAAATTTGACATTTTCCATAACACGACCTATTATAATTCTCTAATAATATCTCGCGATGTGAAATTCAATTCGGCAGAACTTAATCGTAATTAACGTAACACGCTTGCTACAATGTATTCGCAACTTACTTACACGTCTCCTGCTTTCCTCCGGTATCACAGTATTGTGCTAAGCAATTTATACAATTAATCTCATCGAGCAATTTATTATTCTCTATATTAAACACGGACACACGGTTGCTTGTTTACGCATTTAATTATATGGTTACTCGTTGAACATTCCGatatattggaaaaaaaaaaagaatctaggCCTTAAGAATTGATACGTCGAATTGATAATCGATAAGATCTCTGGATCAGCTTCTTGGAGAGCAGAATTCCAGAGAGACCAGTGCCGCTTATAGTTTAATCGACTACGTGTAATATGTGATTAAGGACAATGCCTTACTGTACAATTATGTATGTTATTATGCTCATACATAAATTAGAATTAAGTATACATCATATAGCACAATCATTATTATACGATTACTACATCATAAGTGTTTGTACAAATTGTATATGTACACCCGTACCAGTAACAGCCTCTTTCGCATAGCGATACATGTACCATAGATATTTTGTTTACAATGAAAtagttaattttacaatttcaaatttcaaactttctattTGCTACCTTACATTACTAGTATGGCAATTGGTATGATGATACTAATAACGTAGGATgacaaatagaaagcttgaaatttataacttgaaaattaattattactattagtAACAGTATTCTAATGATGCAAGgtggcaaatagaaagcttgaaatttgtaattagaaaattaactaTCACCATTAGTGTTATTATCCTAATAGTATAAGATAGCAGATAGATAACTTGaaattccattttttttatCTAACACTCTTTTATATAAATTCCAAACAGGCAACACTTTAAACTCAcccatttttgaaataaaagccTTCCTTTAAAAACTTATAACCAAGACGAGAGATATTCCTGACACACAGTTACAAAATTAGATGGATCACACGAGTATCCTTCTGTACGTCTATCACGATACACGTATCACCGTGCGAAAGAGTTCAGACGTTGAACGCGCTCCGTTCAAGGTGGGCCGTGTGATTAATCAAACGTTTCTCgattataaatgtgatatagaCTTACAAATGCGGACGGCGCTGGTAAATGATATCGTTAAAGCGACAGTTGtaaaagaaactttttcaaaaGTTAAGCCGGGCAAGGTGATTAAGCCGAGGCTGTTCTAAGTCTAACAGTAAAAGACTTTGGTATTTTCTAGATCACTCTTCTACTGTCTTACCCCTTTCGTCATCTACCATCGTTCAATGATTCAGTATATCATTTCAGAAtcttaatttttcaacatttcaccGTAAACGGTCATTTCTCTTTGAAGAACTTTCACCATGAAAGTCAACGCTTATCTGGTCACCAAGCAAGTCAGCTCGTTAGACACTTCAGAGTCCCTTGAACCGTCGAGTCTCCGTTAGACGAATTGGCACTAGGGCTAATTCGAAATTCTGAAAAGAACCCATGAAGATCAAGGTAGCACGATTAAACGTCGTTTTGAATGGTCGTGGTGTTTAAGCTATCGGGAGAGGTCTCATCCTTCTCCATTTCCGTGCTGTTCTCGTAAGACGTCGTATCGTAGGCGGTAGTTTCGTAGGTGCTGCTTTCGTAGATCGTTGTATCGTAGGTGCTCGTATCGTCGCCGTACGTCGTCGACTGGGATGACGTCGCGTCAGATGTTGTATCGGAAACGGTGGTGTCGGAAGTGGTCGCGTCAGATGTGGTCGTCGGATCGGACGTCGTGCTGGTTCCAGGAGTGGTCGTTGTCGTCTGTGTCGTCGTCTCGTAAGTGGTACCGATCTCCGTCGATCGTTCTTCCTCTTCGTTGGAATCGATCTCCTCTTCGGGGGGTACAATTATCGGGAATCTGAACGAGCCTCTGGTTTCCTCGGGATCCGATTGGGCCGGCTCGGTGTCCACCAGCGAGAACAGAGGAATGTTTAATTGCAACGGTCCGCTGGATTTCTTTGGATTGTTATTTGGCGATGGGAACTCGGAACTGCCCCCTCGATTGCCGTATCGGGTGTTCAATCGTTGTAGAAGAAAGCCAAGATGAGCTTGATGGTCAATGTTCACGCTCTTCACGCATCTGCCCATCGTGTCAGCGTGGTAGCCGTCCGGGCAAGGTGGTAACGCTGGCAGTTCAGGCGCGATGAAAACA includes these proteins:
- the LOC117602446 gene encoding uncharacterized protein LOC117602446 translates to MLMISQRRRHPRWRMLLTVVILSDLVRHCEPISTKRLTDTSGSSSSSSSSLSSPTLSRSSSSETRSQNLGSPSDLAWQAWLLLDSQNGGQSSLDSATFLRRITPKSVFIAPELPALPPCPDGYHADTMGRCVKSVNIDHQAHLGFLLQRLNTRYGNRGGSSEFPSPNNNPKKSSGPLQLNIPLFSLVDTEPAQSDPEETRGSFRFPIIVPPEEEIDSNEEEERSTEIGTTYETTTQTTTTTPGTSTTSDPTTTSDATTSDTTVSDTTSDATSSQSTTYGDDTSTYDTTIYESSTYETTAYDTTSYENSTEMEKDETSPDSLNTTTIQNDV